The following nucleotide sequence is from Streptomyces sp. NBC_00239.
GAACGGCTCGGTGAGCAACGTGAAGCTCCAGGAGGTCAGCTCCGGGGCGAACTTCTCGTACTACGAGGGCAACGACTCGCGCGGCTCGTACGCCAGCACCGACGGTCACGGCCGGGGGTACATCTTCCTCGACTACCGGCAGAACCAGCAGTACGACTCGACGCGCGTCACCGCCCACGAGACGGGTCACGTCCTGGGCCTGCCGGACCACTACTCGGGCCCGTGCAGCGAGCTGATGTCGGGCGGCGGTCCGGGCACCTCCTGCACCAACGCGTACCCGAACTCCGCCGAGCGCACGCGCGTGGACTCGCTGTGGCGCAACGGCCTGACGGCCGCCGCCGCGTCGCTCAACCACTAGCGGCCGCGGTCGCGGCCGGTCCGTCCCCGGCTACCCGGGGACGTACTCGGGGCAGTCCGGATGCCGGCAGGGACCGGGCCGCCACTGCGGCACGAAGGCCCCGAGGGTCTTGTGCCGCTTGATCACCGTCTCGACGGGCCGGCCGCAGGCCGGGCAGGTGAACTCGACCCGCCCGGCCTGCGGCTCCGGCGCGTCCGCGGGCTCCGGCGTCTCGTGCGCCCCGTGGGTATGGTGCGTCTGGTCAGCCATGCCTCCACGGTAGGCCCGCGGGCCCGTCAGCGCTTGCGCGCGTACGTGCTCACGGTGGCGCCGTTGCCGAAGGCCTTGGTGCTCTGCAGCGTCAGCTCGCGCAGCGCGAAGCCCGTCCTGGACATCGGCATGCCGGAGCCCAGGAAGAGCGGGTAGGTCTTGATCACGAACTCGTCGATCTCGTCGGCGAGCTGCCCGGCGAGGTCCGCGCCGCCGCACAGCCAGATGCCGAGACCCTCCTGGGCCTTGAGCTCGCGGACCCGGGCCGCCACGTCGCCGCTGACGATCTCGACCGCGGGGTCGGGCGAGACGGCCAGGGACCGGGACGCCACGTACTGCGCCAGGTGGGCGAAGGGGCTGGTGACGCCCTCCTTGAGCCCCACTTCGTAGCTGCCGCGGCCCTGGATGACGGCGTCGAAGTGCCGTCCT
It contains:
- a CDS encoding dihydrofolate reductase family protein, with the protein product MRKLTYYVATSVDGFIGDPTGDGEFFTRLLDPEYLEWMAAEYPETIPTHVRAALGLTLPEGRHFDAVIQGRGSYEVGLKEGVTSPFAHLAQYVASRSLAVSPDPAVEIVSGDVAARVRELKAQEGLGIWLCGGADLAGQLADEIDEFVIKTYPLFLGSGMPMSRTGFALRELTLQSTKAFGNGATVSTYARKR
- the snpA gene encoding snapalysin; this translates as MRQHRTTALASILGLGLAAALGAAPAASAAAPAVPAGSAASYAAYENSKENAAANRAFFAAVMKSVAEKRAANPGAASVTVYYSTRNAPSFRSQISRSTQIWNGSVSNVKLQEVSSGANFSYYEGNDSRGSYASTDGHGRGYIFLDYRQNQQYDSTRVTAHETGHVLGLPDHYSGPCSELMSGGGPGTSCTNAYPNSAERTRVDSLWRNGLTAAAASLNH